In Haliotis asinina isolate JCU_RB_2024 chromosome 15, JCU_Hal_asi_v2, whole genome shotgun sequence, the sequence TGTGTCCGGTAGCGGCATACAGAGCTTATTTAGGTAAGCGCACAAAAGGATCACAGTAGGCATTTGTGCATTACCAGTCCCCAGTAACTAGGAATCAGTTTCAAgctgttttaaaaaaatactttgcTTTCAGTGGAATTGGCACTGAGATAAAGCGAACCAATCCTTTGTGTAAATGTCAGGAATTGGCACTACGTACAGGCAGAGTCCACAGTACGTTTCTCATCATATCCTAGTTATGTGCGCATGGCTTGCTATCAAACAAGCTTAAAAAACAGTAGCTGAAACAAAGTAGCCGatgaaagtctcagggctcacCGTATGTTTTTCCAGTACGTTTCCCAGGCGGTTTGAGAACTTCAGACAAAAATACATTGGCTTTTGTCCTCATCTCACTATCAAAGTtcctgtgttcacctgtataaGCATCATCATACTTGGATGGATCTGTGATAGCCGCAGGGACCGTGCATACATAAGGATACAGTTCTGAGTAACCAAAACAGGCATGTTTTTTTACAGAAGCTTAAAAAACGGGCTCTTTAAGATTCGCGTGTCTCAGTCAAATATAATACACGCTCAAGTAATCCCTGGCCCTTGGGTGATGTATCAAAGAATATGAACACTTGGTTTATACTGTCCATCATATTCCTTACTGCAGGAAGCCCACATGATGCAGTAATGCTTAGGTTCAAGACATGACTGGCACAATGTGTGATTCGACCCTTTGCACCAACAGCCTCTGATGACATAAATACAGACCCATCATACCTTTGACCACGACAGTGTAATATATCTAATCCGATGTCTTTCAGGGATTTCAGAATAGCATTAGAAATGTGTTCACCGGTGATACGTTCAAGCTGGCCATAGTCCATTCCGTTCATCCATTGTGATGACAGCAATGCCATTCTAACATACGTCAGCTCATTACAGCGCCTGTGACATCACGGAAGTATGTGACATATATGTTACCAGTTGGTGTAACGTCTTATATTGCATCATTGCTATATTTCTACACAGTCTATATTTCTACACGACAGACAGAATTGCATCATTGCTATGTCTACACACAGTCTACACGACGGTGAAAAGGCATTCATTTGAGAGACACATCACTCCATTTGAGGACCAATAATATGTTTAACTTCAGTTTACATCATAATCTAATTAATCTTTTTTTCATATACTCCGAAACTCGTTTTGACAAAATCGTTGTTACTGGTAGAAACTTTCAGCCCAAACCACTCTCTCGTCCAACACTACTGTTACAGCCCAAAGCACCGTTGCGGTCCAGATCACACTGTTACAGCCCAAAGCACCGTTACGGTCCAAATCACACTGTTACAGCACCTGGGTTCAAGGTTCGTCTTGATACCTGTGGGTACTTTGTTTTCACCATGCCACTGCTCCTAAACTTGACCTGCATGAGTACTTAACTCCATGGTAAAAAAGCACAaactaagtcactcactcttaaacTATGATTATTTTCGTTAAAGGTCAGTTGCAAAGCTGGAAACGCCTCCGACTTTTAAACTTACTTATATATGCAGTTGAAACTCCATTGTACAACTTCCCATATCAAGTACGACTTGTTTGATTAGTGTTATATATTCTAATATAATCACCCGTTTCAACATTATGTTAAACGTAGCCCTTTGTTAATCAATAGAGCTCACACTAGGGAGAAAACATGGTAATTCCCACGAAGTATACTTCTTGTCATAATCATATCACGAACAATAGTTCATAGAGCTTAAACCATAAACTATACGTGATACACCTGACACCACCCCTTACCAATCACCTATACCTGTACCAACAGGGGTAATTTGTTTATTGTGTTCAGGTCCACCAGTACGTTTTGTtgcatacatgttttataattaTGTTTTCTAGTTACATAATGTATAATCATTGTGTTACAAACTCTAGATTTAAAACCTGACAACAATTTTGAAGGCTTCTCCGGGGTATTCACATTATTTTACAAACTTTGCAAAGAACGTTTGTACGACAGGCAGTCATGTAAGTCAAGGAATATGTCATTGTAACCATATCTGTTGATGACTCTGTAATTGCCTCGGGGTACTACCGTCTCATTGACGCGTAGAGGGGTGTTTGATTTATGATGGACATATTGTCTCAGACTTGAACATACCTACACTTCATTATTACGTCACAAACGAGTGATACTGTCGGACCACAGACTAATGGACCTGTCCAACCAACATAGACATGGTATTGTCAGGATAGTTACATGACAGTGACCATTGTTACGTCACAGTTACACGATGCCCCATGGTGAATGACCGGCTGGTGTATAAAACCATTCCGCATTTGCCTGGACAGCATCAGTCTCCACCAGAAGTCACAGAGCAGCCGAAGGTGAGTATACAATTTCTTAGATATAATTATCAATGTGCCTTTTCTAATTTATCTACTGTGGAGTCTCATGGTGCTTCGAGAGTTCATGTGTTCACATATGTTGTTCCTGGGCCGTTAACTATCTATTAGCTGGATGTGAAGTATCATTGGTTAGTAGGATTTATTAAATCTCACGCTCTCAGTCAATGCACGTAGCCAACACCATGTTTACCAAAGTACATACATGGACCAGTCAACACCGTGTTCGACCAGAATATCAAAGAAAGTGTGTTTCTTGACTCATATCTTGATTCTAACCTTATTGTTTTGTCATTACCACAAAGAAATTGGAACAACCTGAATCATGAAGAGTGCCGTAATTCTAGCTGCTGCCGCCCTGGCCTGTGTGATGGTTATGAGTGAAGCCCGCTTTGTTGGTAAGTAAGACTATGAAAGCTACGGAACTAGCTGAAATGTGTTTCTGCTATAGCGTCCTCTAATGACAGATGGCATGTGTTATCAGAGATATTTTCGCGCAAGATTTGTTTGATTCTTACTCTTAATACtccattttttttatcaattttcTAATTAATAAATGTTGACAGTATCCTGATTGAGATCTGACAATGATTCATTCATGGAAAGTGTTTGAGGTCACTGTTTGTGTGGGACGGTGGTAGTAATGCTGCAACGATATTGATCCTAAATGTTTCAATTCCAGGGCCTTTCATCCGTCCAGGATTGCAAGTGCAGCCAAGAACTGCCAAAGCCGGTGTCAACCAACAACCCAGAGTCATTATCATCAAAGAAGACAGACCGAAGCCGGCAACCACTCGGCAAGCACCTGCTGTTACACGACACGCATCAACAGCGGGACACGGCAACGGATACAACAACTTCCTCAACGATTACCTCTTGGCTGATGCCCTTGATATCAATCATCCCGGTCTCTCGCACGACATGAACCAGTATGGTGCTCCTTTCACCCACTCCGCCCGAGGAGGCAGAAGCAGCTTCGACCCCTACTACGCTGAGCatgtcatggacatgtttgatGCTCAGCCAGTTGGAAGGGGACCCGTCATCGTAATTTAGGCGACGTGCATGTTGTGAAGCATGGCTGTTTTCTCATGAGGTTGTGTTTGTACTCTGTGTCAAGGtttgtgaaataaaataaaatgttttattgggTACCTTGCATTAATTGTTATCGATTAATCAACCACAGCAAAGTAGACACATGGTTTGgaatatgcatgtatgcatgtctgtgagTATATCCCATTGTTAAGATATGAAACAGAAGTTAATccttgcagaaattctgcagccTAATACCAACGTGTActtgcattgtttgttgttaatgttGGACACATCAGTAATCCAAgtatatggaggtggtctgtaaataatcgagcatgAACTAGACgttctagtgatcaacagcgtgagcattgGTCTGAGAAACTCGACATGTGTCAAACTGATTCCTAGTGTCGCCAGAACACGGGtttctgaagacaaattctgtCTTGGATCTCCAGCAAGAGGAAGCACTACGTGTTGGGTAGAACATGACCTACACGTTTACGGTAAAAATCTTGCAGCAAACATCATCCATCACGGCATGCACTCCACATCGTGGATATAAGTCATATAACGAATAAAGATTTGTCACTGGTGAAGACAATGCCTCAACGTCCTCAACGACAACCTAATTACCAACCCTTTGATATCAACCATCTTGGCGTCTCAGGTGAAGACACTGCCTCGCATGACGTACGAAGCGTTTGCGGTAAGTCTGGCGTGGGACAGTGTCTTCATCGGGTGACAGGTGTAGAATCAGGTGACAGGTTTAACATTAGGTTACATGTTTAACATCAGGAGACAGGTTTAACATCAGATGATAGGTTTAACACATCATGGCGTTTGCTCACGTATGATGACACTGTCTACAAAAATATCAATACAATCCATTTTAGACAGACGAATACATCATGTGAGAAACAATACATTTAAACAAGGCAAAATTAACTTGCTTTCCTTTCGACACCATCAAGCGACGCTCTCCACCCCTACCCCACCCTATCCCTACCCCAATACACCCCTAAAGTGTTCGATGCAAACTCCCTGTCTTATtagaaatacaataaaatagtGACTTTATTCATTTCAAACAGTACTCGGAACTACATATTGGAAACAAAACCCATACCAAGCTGATGGTGtaacttaaaattattttttatggtCCATTTTTGAAAAGAATGATGCTGGTGGCTAACGCTGGTGGGGACTCATTAGGATTTTCCCATGGCTGTGTGGAGCTGTCTGAATCGTTTCTTTAGTAGAGCAGTATCTAGTAAATGTCGGCGACACACATATACTATAATCTGTCGGCGACACATAATATACTGTTATCTGTCGGCGACACACCATATACTGTAATTTGTCGGCAACACACCATATACTTATAATCTGTCGGTGACACACCATATCCTGTAATCTGTCGGTGACACATAATATACTATTATCTGTCGGCGACACACCATATAACAGAGAATGAATAATCATACCATTCCATGTCGACAGATTACAGTATATGGTGTGTCGCCAACAGATTATAGTATATGTATGTCACCAACAAATTATAGATATGGTGTGTCGCGGACAAAGTACAGTATTTCGCCAGGGCTGTTGCAAGGGCACGTGCTTCTGCAAGGGCAGCTATTGCTGGCGCAAGATCATCTGGGCGTGCTTTCGCCTCTGCCACAGCTAGGGCAAGGGCTTCAGTTTCAGCCGCCGCAAGAGCAGTTGCCAGGGCTCGCGCTCAGGCTGTCGCTAGGGCTCGTGCCAGTATCCGTGCATCAGCTTCTGCAAGTGCTAGAGCACTTCTGCAAGAGCCCGTGCTGCAGCCTATGCTCGTGTACAGGttgctgctgcagctgctgctaGGGCAGCTGCCTCTGCTGCGAGCGCGAGCGCGAGTGCGAGTGCCAGTGGATCCAGTTTCGGCTCTGGTGGCTCCGGTGGATCTGGTAATGGTGGATTCGGTAGTTTTGGGGCCTCTGCTAATGCTGTTGCCAATGCTTTTGCCCAAGCTTTCGGCGGTGGTTTAGGAAATGGCGGAAATGGAGGAAACGGAAATGGTGGAAATGGTGGAAATGGAGGAAACGGAAATGGTGGAAACGGAGGAAACGGAAATGGTGGAAACGGAGGAAACGGAAATGGTGGAAATGGAGGAAACGGAGGAAACGGAAATGGTGGAAATGGAGGAAACGGTAATGGTGGAAATGGAAGAAACGGAAATGGTGGAAATGGAAGAAACGGTAATGGTGGAAATGGAGGAAACGGTAATGGTAGAAATGGAAGAGGAGGAAGATACTACTACGGTTCCAGTGATTACTATTATTAACTTTCATCTGTGCGTCACCTGTCCTCACTTTACACAAATAAATTCTTGAATTTGTTGTACTTGTGTGTTTCACTAGAACGGATTTTCACGGTTCATCATCCATGTATCGTCGGCTTGTAAATAAACTCAGTGGAGTATGAAAAAGAATTTGAAAGATGCATTTTAGTCTTATTCATGCGTTATAATTCCATGTTGTGGATCTGAAGTGGGAAGCAGTTGGATACGTAGGTGTGATTGTGTTTGAGACGGTTAAATACTATACACATAGCATCAGGTTGACAGACAGAGCTACGGTAGAAGAAAAAAACTGACACAGTTTATATTTATGGTACGAAAATATATCAACAACGATCACAATAGCACCAGCATATTGCTATTCAGGAATGTCCTTTAACTCTAGTTCTTCAATATGTGACCCATACAGTTTACTTGTAAATGCATCCTGTCATGCAGTCACGGAAACAATTACTTTAACCTAATTCATGCATCACATGACAACAACTTGAACACCTACCACAAGATATACTGACgtcacacaaagtcagccctctcatccactcaaccaccacGATTGTGTGTGCTGCCGGTTACTGAAACATCTGAGTCTGAGGGTGTGGGCTCGAATCCTGTATGAGACTCAAGGTGCCAAGAGTACTAAAAGTGTAATCCCATTTATAgtgtgttacatctgaccacttttacaatgggggcggtggggtaggctagtggttaaatctttcgttcgttacgccgaagacccgggctcgattctccacttgagtacaatgtgtgaagcccattactggtgtccaccgtcgtgatattgttggattattgctaagaatggcgtaaaaataaacaaagtgGAACCACCAAAAATCCTGTTTCTAGGTGATATATCTGACTGAAGGAAATCTATGTCTTTTCAGAAGATTGTGTGGATAAGGTGAGTGATTGTAGCACAGGTAGGCGAGAACGTGCTTGTCCTCCAGGACAGCTTGTTTCGTTCTAGGCGTTTAGTTATCCATTCATAGGATTCCTGCCGCTACAACATTCGTTTAGAAATCTTCCAGTTACTCAGCGTTTGGGAACATACGAAACAGACTGTGGAAAATTAATAGTTGTTTCACGTGGATTAAGGGATGTTACAGATGGTCCAAATGGACTGAAGGATGTGGTAGGTGTTTCCCCTGATCTAAGGAGTGCTGTTGATGTTGCCCGTGGATTGAGGAGTGTTGCTGAAGTTCCCAGGCAAGGGGGATTATAATACAATGTCGGTCCAAACGGGCCATCCTGTATGGTGTAGTGCAAGTGTAAAACCACGTGCTGCACACATCATCTCAAAAGCCACATACTACGGAGGCTCCAAGAACACTGAAGTACAATATGCGTAGGTGCGCTATGCGGACCACAGGTTTCTGAACTGAAGACGGCAGTATTAAACAAGAAATTGACCTGGCAAGATGCAGGCATTCGGGAAACAGACGTGGTCGCCAGTGGCGGTCCATTCAGTTACAGAAACAGATGTTATCGGCAATTGCTGTTCATTCAGTCACCAAGAACAGATGTGGTTGCCAGTGGTTGTTCATTCAGTCACCAGGAACAGATGCAATTGCTGGTCCTGGTAACTGAATGAACCACCACTGGCGACTACATCTGTTCCTGGCGATTGAATGAACAGCCATTGGTAACTACACCTGTTAGGGTGACTGAATGAACCACCAGCAACAGACGTGGTCGCCAATGATTGTTCATTCAGTCACCAAGAACAGATGTGATCGGCATTCAGTCACCAGGACCAGATGTGGTTGCCAGTGGTGGTTCTTTCAGTCCCAACAATGGTCATTCTGAGAAGTGTGTGACAATATATTTTCAGCTACTACGATATCGTTGTCATTCTACTTTGGGGGGTATTCTTCTCGGACAGAATGCATTTTTATTGTCACAAAATCTCAATTTtagttttgttattgttttcatctcattttttttgttttttgttttgcaggCAGAACAGTACAGAAACAAAATGGTGGTTTTTAATTGTTATATGTTATATCACTGGCAATACAGCTATGTTATATCACTGGGAATACAGCTATGTTATATCACTGGGAATACAGTTATGTTATATCACTGGGAATGCAGTTATATTATATCACTGGCAATACACCTATGTTATATCACTGGGAATACAGCTATTTTATATCACTGGGAATGCAGTTATGTTATATCACTGGGAATACAGCTATGTTATATCACTGGGAATGCAGTTATGTTATATCACTGGG encodes:
- the LOC137266102 gene encoding uncharacterized protein; translation: MKSAVILAAAALACVMVMSEARFVGPFIRPGLQVQPRTAKAGVNQQPRVIIIKEDRPKPATTRQAPAVTRHASTAGHGNGYNNFLNDYLLADALDINHPGLSHDMNQYGAPFTHSARGGRSSFDPYYAEHVMDMFDAQPVGRGPVIVI